The following are from one region of the Ptychodera flava strain L36383 chromosome 15, AS_Pfla_20210202, whole genome shotgun sequence genome:
- the LOC139151083 gene encoding uncharacterized protein isoform X2 translates to MSAFDINTKIATGMIHAGIGERHVNSLFSSISLPTIHEKTLKRKERAAGEAITKVAKRSCEHALRGEISNSKKARIDVSFDGGWQKRGSGRDYKSLSGAQGEYVVP, encoded by the exons ATGTCAGCATTCGATATAAACACAAAGATAGCCACAG GTATGATCCATGCAGGCATTGGTGAGAGACATGTCAACAGCCTGTTTTCATCAATATCACTTCCAACTATTCACGAGAAGACACTGAAACGAAAGGAGAGAGCAGCCGGGGAAGCAATTACTAAGGTTGCAAAGAGATCTTGTGAGCATGCTTTGAgaggtgaaatttcaaattctaaGAAGGCAAG AATTGATGTTTCTTTTGATGGAGGATGGCAGAAGAGGGGTAGCGGACGAGATTATAAAAGTTTGTCTG GTGCACAAGGAGAATATGTTGTCCCCTAG
- the LOC139151083 gene encoding DNA polymerase III PolC-type-like isoform X1 yields MFLLMEDGRRGVADEIIKVCLVHKENMLSPSRSCQIYGRMLDKKTVNMTEQTKSKIGKLKRIKQREKRANKISATEVREGATYQKDIALSAQAEHQTEEIPEPVLCPKLNPVSCGEYTPVIFDIETTSAYSTAEIIQLSAVSGEQQFEGYILPNQPICRIASEKTHLTVENGKLCYKGKAVQCVPKETCMQKFLYFLQAFDNPILVGHNSRSFDCRYLINSLHDCSLINQFVLTVAGFVDTLPLFRSIYPGMRSYSQESLTNKFVGKEYEAHNTTADVLMLQTLLETCNVLMSILLEHSFTSDWMIQYLHYRKQQSFNYSTLICLVNNKTLSKSMAQKVAGSGLTYRHLHIAYKRGGFESLRGLFTEECGGVTRVTKSEKNHSKCS; encoded by the exons ATGTTTCTTTTGATGGAGGATGGCAGAAGAGGGGTAGCGGACGAGATTATAAAAGTTTGTCTG GTGCACAAGGAGAATATGTTGTCCCCTAGCAGAAGCTGCCAAATTTATGGAAGAATGTTGGATAAGAAAACAGTGAATATGACTGAACAGACTAAATCAAAAATTGGAAAGCTGAAGAGAATTAAG CAAAGAGAAAAGAGAGCCAATAAAATTTCTGCCACTGAAGTTAGGGAAGGTGCAACATATCAAAAAGATATTGCACTATCTGCACAAGCCGAACACCAGACAGAAGAGATTCCTGAACCAGTTTTATGTCCCAAGCTCAACCCAGTTTCTTGTGGAGAGTATACACCTGTTATCTTTGATATTGAAACTACATCAGCAT aTTCAACTGCTGAGATCATTCAGCTATCAGCTGTTAGTGGTGAACAACAGTTTGAAGGGTACATTTTGCCAAACCAACCTATATGCCGGATTGCATCTGAGAAAACTCACCTAACTGTTGAAAATGGGAAATTATGCTACAAGGGCAAAGCAGTCCAGTGTGTGCCTAAAGAGACTTGCATGCAaaagtttttgtattttttgcaggcATTTGACAATCCCATTTTAGTTGGACATAATTCTAGATCATTTGACTGTCGCTATTTAATTAATTCTTTGCATGATTGTTCTTTGATAAACCAGTTTGTTTTAACTGTTGCAGGTTTTGTTGACACCTTGCCATTGTTCAGGTCAATTTATCCAGGGATGAGATCATATTCTCAGGAAAGTCTGACAAACAAGTTTGTTGGCAAGGAGTATGAAGCACATAATACAACAGCTGATGTATTAATGTTACAAACATTACTTGAAACTTGCAATGTTCTGATGTCAATTCTTCTAGAACACAGTTTTACATCAGACTGGATGATACAATACCTTCATTACAGAAAGCAACAATCTTTTAATTACAGTACCTTGATATGTCTTGTTAACAATAAAACTCTCAGTAAATCTATGGCACAGAAAGTAGCAGGGTCTGGTTTGACCTATAGGCATCTGCATATAGCATATAAAAGGGGTGGCTTTGAAAGTTTGAGGGGGTTATTTACTGAGGAATGTGGTGGCGTAACAAGGGTTactaaatctgaaaaaaatcattcaaaatgttCATGA